The following proteins come from a genomic window of Kitasatospora sp. NBC_01246:
- the fxsT gene encoding FxSxx-COOH system tetratricopeptide repeat protein — protein sequence MFTEPGTDPERTGPGSVVTFYSFKGGTGRTMALANVGWILASRGLRVLVVDWDLEAPGLHRYYHPLLVDPELHATDGLIDLLRAYVKQALPTAAGPGGLAPADWLDEPGRLGGYICGLALDLPPGGRLDFLPAGRQNAAYPAAVTSFNWRSFYHGRDIRGGEFLRELRDRWARAYDYVLIDSRTGVSDTSGICTVLMPDSVVDCFTFSAQNIRGGVDAARTIAEAEERAIRVLPVPMRVEDAEQERLEAGRDYAREAFAPYLGRWLGAERRAAYWSDVEVPYKPFYAYEEVPATVADRPQEARSLLNAFERLAGWITDGRVRTLRPLTGDARRRLYGAYLRSTRTMPRQVFVSYAPEDRMWAEWAAATLTGFGYQTSLHNAAEPYPGGRPPEAAGPLDGQGRLLALLSPEYTALPRAAEAWQLLSGRELSSGSPALVALRLQDSDEPVPRPFVGPAVPDLVRSSAVLAESQLYSELGPPPGSSSRPDGDSGEHAAPSRFPGTAPKIQEAPSRNASFTGRGRLLELLRNRFTGGPGAVLSQVLYGFGGAGKSQIAAEYAHRFKAAYDVIWWVPAEEPANIPQKLAELAPRIGVQSSDDVAHTAVAVLDALRRGEPYRRWLLVYDNAGTPEELAPWLPAGSSGGHVLITSRNQGWSKHAGLVEVDVFTREESVRLLRRFNGGLAPDDADQVAHRLGDLPLAVGQAAVWLQETSMPIATYLELLDEELTEMLERTRLRTAEYPHSAAATWRISVEELRRMNAPAAQILEICAFFGPDAIPMRLLYSRAVTHALRLPPRAPRDKLAIGEFLRAINRFGLARTDQGSETITVHRLVQAVLRDQVDEDQRTGLRAVVHAALATANPGDPDIPANWPQYAELLPHLWPSGAAGSGDEDVRQWIIDSVRYQWKRSLHESGRDLAERTLEIWRQEDYGGAGFDAENDAQTLMLRTQLSNIRRSQGALHEAYAMDQDILDRFTATLGPEHSHTLAVANSLGADLRFLGRYEEARARDRRTLDAARRTLGPDHPRTLMITNNLAVSDYLAGDRRAALERHRSNYLQQRDALGAHSLYALSSASNYARDLRETGRLREALDLLEETVRIYQQTIGDGHTDTLRARKNLAVALRRAGRYNEALEIDEDIYQRYLDINGAEHPDTLAAATNLASDLSALGDTDRAIQLAERALARYRDYLGEDHPVTLAGANNLSVYLRLAGRTAEARELSGRTLAQFRAVLGDQHLYIPIAMMNHANDLVLSGEPAAALAFEEQAAPLMAETLGPDHYDSIGVNSNLALSLAAAGEGERAAQLRGDCIRRARQTLGEEHPTTVAVKAGLRLDSDIEPPSV from the coding sequence ATGTTCACTGAGCCCGGAACTGACCCGGAGCGGACCGGACCGGGGTCGGTCGTCACCTTCTACTCGTTCAAGGGCGGCACCGGCCGGACCATGGCCCTGGCCAACGTCGGCTGGATCCTGGCCAGCCGCGGCCTGCGCGTCCTGGTGGTCGACTGGGACCTGGAGGCGCCCGGCCTGCACCGCTACTACCACCCGCTGCTGGTCGACCCCGAACTGCACGCCACCGACGGCCTGATCGACCTGCTGCGGGCGTACGTCAAGCAGGCGCTGCCCACCGCCGCCGGTCCGGGCGGGCTCGCCCCCGCCGACTGGCTGGACGAACCGGGCCGGCTGGGCGGCTACATCTGCGGCCTGGCGCTCGACCTGCCGCCCGGCGGCCGCCTCGACTTCCTGCCGGCCGGGCGGCAGAACGCCGCCTACCCCGCCGCCGTCACCAGTTTCAACTGGCGCAGTTTCTACCACGGCCGGGACATCCGGGGCGGCGAGTTCCTGCGCGAACTGCGCGACCGCTGGGCCCGGGCCTACGACTACGTGCTGATCGACAGCCGCACCGGGGTCAGCGACACCTCGGGCATCTGCACCGTCCTGATGCCCGACTCCGTCGTCGACTGCTTCACCTTCAGCGCGCAGAACATCCGCGGCGGCGTGGACGCGGCCCGCACCATCGCCGAGGCCGAGGAGCGGGCCATCCGCGTCCTGCCGGTGCCGATGCGGGTCGAGGACGCCGAGCAGGAGCGGCTCGAAGCGGGCCGGGACTACGCCCGCGAGGCGTTCGCGCCCTACCTCGGCCGCTGGCTGGGGGCCGAGCGGCGGGCCGCCTACTGGAGCGACGTCGAAGTCCCGTACAAGCCCTTCTACGCCTACGAGGAGGTGCCCGCCACCGTCGCCGACCGGCCGCAGGAGGCGCGCAGCCTGCTCAACGCCTTCGAACGGCTGGCCGGGTGGATCACCGACGGCCGGGTCCGCACGCTGCGCCCGCTCACCGGGGACGCCCGCCGCCGGCTGTACGGCGCCTACCTGCGCTCCACCCGCACCATGCCCCGCCAGGTCTTCGTCAGCTACGCCCCCGAGGACCGGATGTGGGCCGAGTGGGCCGCCGCCACCCTCACCGGCTTCGGCTACCAGACCTCCCTGCACAACGCCGCCGAGCCCTATCCCGGCGGCCGTCCGCCGGAGGCCGCCGGGCCGCTGGACGGCCAGGGCCGGCTGCTCGCGCTGCTCTCGCCCGAGTACACCGCGCTGCCCCGCGCGGCCGAGGCCTGGCAGCTCCTCAGCGGGCGCGAACTGAGCTCCGGCTCGCCGGCCCTGGTGGCGCTGCGGCTGCAGGACTCGGACGAGCCGGTGCCCCGCCCGTTCGTCGGGCCGGCCGTCCCCGACCTGGTCCGCTCCTCGGCCGTGCTCGCCGAGTCCCAGCTGTACAGCGAGCTCGGGCCGCCGCCGGGCAGCAGCAGCCGGCCGGACGGGGACAGCGGGGAGCACGCCGCCCCCTCGCGCTTCCCCGGCACCGCGCCCAAGATCCAGGAGGCGCCCTCGCGCAACGCCTCCTTCACCGGGCGCGGCCGGCTGCTGGAGCTGCTCCGCAACCGCTTCACCGGAGGCCCCGGCGCGGTGCTCAGCCAGGTGCTCTACGGCTTCGGCGGCGCCGGCAAGTCGCAGATCGCCGCCGAGTACGCGCACCGCTTCAAGGCCGCCTACGACGTGATCTGGTGGGTGCCCGCCGAGGAGCCCGCCAACATCCCGCAGAAGCTCGCCGAACTCGCCCCCCGGATCGGCGTGCAGAGCAGCGACGACGTCGCCCACACCGCCGTCGCGGTGCTGGACGCGCTGCGCCGCGGCGAGCCGTACCGCCGCTGGCTGCTGGTCTACGACAACGCCGGCACCCCCGAGGAGCTGGCGCCCTGGCTGCCGGCCGGCTCCTCCGGCGGGCACGTGCTGATCACCTCGCGCAACCAGGGCTGGTCCAAGCACGCCGGCCTGGTCGAGGTCGACGTCTTCACCCGGGAGGAGAGCGTCCGGCTGCTGCGCCGCTTCAACGGCGGCCTCGCCCCGGACGACGCCGACCAGGTCGCGCACCGGCTCGGCGACCTGCCGCTCGCCGTCGGCCAGGCCGCGGTCTGGCTGCAGGAGACCTCGATGCCGATCGCCACCTACCTGGAACTGCTCGACGAAGAGCTCACCGAGATGCTGGAGCGCACCCGGCTGCGCACCGCCGAGTACCCGCACTCGGCCGCCGCCACCTGGCGGATCTCGGTCGAGGAGCTGCGCCGGATGAACGCCCCCGCCGCCCAGATCCTGGAGATCTGCGCGTTCTTCGGGCCCGACGCCATCCCGATGCGGCTGCTCTACAGCCGGGCCGTCACCCACGCGCTGCGGCTGCCGCCGCGCGCGCCCCGCGACAAGCTGGCGATCGGCGAGTTCCTGCGCGCCATCAACCGGTTCGGCCTGGCCCGCACCGACCAGGGCAGCGAGACCATCACCGTGCACCGGCTGGTCCAGGCCGTCCTGCGGGACCAGGTCGACGAGGATCAGCGGACCGGGCTGCGGGCGGTGGTGCACGCCGCCCTCGCCACCGCGAACCCCGGTGACCCGGACATCCCCGCGAACTGGCCGCAGTACGCCGAACTCCTGCCGCACCTGTGGCCCTCCGGCGCGGCCGGCAGCGGTGACGAGGACGTCCGGCAGTGGATCATCGACTCGGTCCGCTACCAGTGGAAGCGCAGCCTGCACGAGTCCGGCCGCGACCTCGCCGAGCGCACCCTGGAGATCTGGCGCCAGGAGGACTACGGCGGCGCCGGCTTCGACGCCGAGAACGACGCCCAGACCCTGATGCTGCGCACCCAGCTCAGCAACATCCGCCGCTCCCAGGGCGCCCTGCACGAGGCGTACGCGATGGACCAGGACATCCTGGACCGCTTCACCGCCACGCTCGGCCCCGAGCACTCGCACACCCTCGCCGTCGCCAACAGCCTCGGCGCCGACCTGCGGTTCCTCGGCCGGTACGAGGAGGCCAGGGCGCGCGACCGCAGGACCCTGGACGCGGCCCGCCGAACCCTCGGCCCGGACCACCCGCGCACCCTCATGATCACCAACAACCTGGCGGTCTCCGACTACCTCGCCGGCGACCGCCGGGCCGCCCTGGAGCGCCACCGCAGCAACTACCTCCAGCAGCGCGACGCGCTCGGGGCGCACAGCCTCTACGCGCTGTCCTCCGCCTCCAACTACGCCCGCGACCTGCGCGAGACCGGGCGGCTGCGGGAGGCCCTGGACCTGCTGGAGGAGACCGTCCGGATCTACCAGCAGACCATCGGCGACGGCCACACCGACACCCTGCGCGCCCGCAAGAACCTCGCCGTGGCGCTGCGCCGGGCCGGCCGGTACAACGAGGCGCTGGAGATCGACGAGGACATCTACCAGCGCTACCTGGACATCAACGGCGCCGAGCACCCCGACACCCTGGCGGCCGCCACCAACCTGGCCAGCGACCTCAGCGCGCTCGGCGACACCGACCGGGCCATCCAGCTCGCCGAGCGCGCCCTCGCCCGCTACCGTGACTACCTGGGCGAGGACCACCCGGTCACGCTGGCCGGTGCCAACAACCTCTCCGTCTACCTGCGGCTGGCCGGCCGGACGGCGGAGGCGCGGGAGCTGTCCGGGCGCACCCTGGCGCAGTTCCGGGCCGTCCTCGGCGACCAGCACCTGTACATACCGATCGCGATGATGAACCACGCCAACGACCTCGTCCTGTCCGGGGAGCCGGCGGCCGCGCTGGCCTTCGAGGAGCAGGCGGCGCCGCTGATGGCCGAGACCCTCGGGCCGGACCACTACGACTCGATCGGGGTCAACTCCAACCTGGCGCTGTCGCTGGCCGCGGCGGGGGAGGGCGAGCGCGCGGCCCAGCTGCGCGGCGACTGCATCCGCCGGGCCCGGCAGACGCTCGGCGAGGAGCATCCGACCACGGTGGCGGTCAAGGCGGGGCTGCGGCTGGACTCCGACATCGAGCCGCCGTCGGTGTGA
- a CDS encoding aKG-HExxH-type peptide beta-hydroxylase has protein sequence MAGTGGRTTDGLPRHGVDRATFRAIAAARGGPEAVRLLRAGQLSKRALLLLALRRAAPEDTAYQAAYAELRASQRADRARWEEVLLRPELDAWAADRLRARAAGETVRLDGLAEFLRAAPGEPLRLECDGLRWTPAIDHAGPRRVDYGRPPAGPLDERELAHWRTDLALAWQVLVHRHRPYAEAVAACVTTIVPLRPAPGGEAVSAAARRAFGAVAASRPGDPVLLALALAHEFLHLQLGALLDLVPLHHPNGAAVHHAPWRPDPRPVGALLQGTYAHLGVVDFWCAELAAGAGDTRRAAGEFTRWRGHALTAGATLLDSAELTGHGREFTEELVRTVRELDGPR, from the coding sequence GTGGCGGGTACGGGCGGGCGGACGACGGACGGACTGCCCCGGCACGGGGTGGACCGGGCGACCTTCCGGGCGATCGCGGCCGCGCGCGGCGGGCCGGAGGCCGTCCGGCTGCTGCGCGCCGGGCAGCTGAGCAAACGCGCGCTGCTGCTCCTGGCCCTGCGGCGGGCGGCGCCCGAGGACACCGCCTACCAGGCGGCCTACGCCGAGCTCCGGGCGTCGCAACGGGCCGACCGGGCGCGGTGGGAGGAGGTGCTGTTGCGACCGGAGCTGGACGCCTGGGCGGCCGACCGGCTGCGCGCCCGCGCGGCGGGTGAGACCGTCCGCCTGGACGGGCTGGCGGAGTTCCTCCGGGCCGCGCCGGGCGAGCCGCTCCGGCTGGAGTGCGACGGGCTGCGGTGGACACCGGCGATCGACCACGCCGGGCCGCGCCGGGTGGACTACGGCCGGCCGCCGGCCGGGCCCCTCGACGAGCGGGAACTCGCCCACTGGCGCACCGATCTTGCCCTCGCCTGGCAGGTCCTGGTGCACCGCCACCGGCCGTACGCGGAGGCCGTCGCGGCCTGCGTCACCACGATCGTCCCGCTGCGCCCCGCCCCGGGCGGCGAGGCGGTCAGCGCCGCCGCCCGCCGGGCGTTCGGCGCGGTGGCGGCCTCGCGACCGGGGGATCCGGTGCTGCTCGCGCTCGCCCTGGCGCACGAGTTCCTGCACCTCCAACTCGGCGCGCTGCTCGACCTCGTGCCGCTGCACCACCCCAACGGCGCCGCCGTCCACCACGCTCCCTGGCGCCCCGACCCGCGCCCGGTCGGTGCCCTGCTGCAGGGCACCTACGCGCACCTCGGGGTGGTGGACTTCTGGTGCGCCGAGCTGGCCGCCGGCGCGGGGGACACGCGCCGCGCCGCCGGGGAGTTCACCCGGTGGCGCGGCCACGCCCTGACCGCGGGCGCCACCCTGCTGGACAGCGCGGAGCTCACCGGGCACGGCCGCGAGTTCACCGAGGAACTCGTGCGCACCGTACGCGAATTGGACGGTCCTCGATAG
- the fxsA gene encoding FxSxx-COOH cyclophane-containing RiPP peptide: MTPVISTRPGTELTDPQDLDRGPSLAALAALGAEELAARLQRALPGAEAGRVAVAAFNSSI, translated from the coding sequence ATGACACCGGTAATCAGCACCAGGCCAGGCACCGAGCTGACGGACCCCCAGGACCTGGACCGAGGCCCCTCGCTCGCCGCACTCGCCGCCCTCGGCGCGGAGGAGCTCGCCGCCCGACTGCAGCGCGCCCTGCCCGGCGCGGAAGCCGGTCGCGTCGCGGTCGCCGCCTTCAATTCCTCGATCTGA
- a CDS encoding TIR-like protein FxsC, with protein MRPYFFFSYARRDYEAGDAFVDQFFNDLRDELGRIEPAAGAEELAYRDTERLRLGDNWEQQLAQMLARCRAMVALYSPAYFASLYCGKEWTAFRGRVRRHEELAGEVVPALIPVLWETLPGELPDEVRKIQFVQQGMGDAYARSGLRDLLRTDPLGPDYRRVVRVVAERTRDAAARRLGELPEFDLGAVRGYFPVVPSMRPAPTAGMVRLFIAAGRSSDAAAAEAGGSSRGGWYGAKPWQWAPYHPPTQPSLAVRAQQVITSAGHTTTLEEVGPGLGEKLDRAREDNQVSVLLVDPWMAGGEVYRPALREYDDQNHPVTGVMVPAGTDDPPAGPERDALWTGVRSVFRRNWLRRSDLEHLFRVAVGRESFDTDLTIMVTVAQNKLMDDNFDWGDDVDGAAFGFGPDGEDAAPAMPGLAIPAGPPGPRRSPDGAAVPSRREQDDVH; from the coding sequence GTGCGGCCGTACTTCTTCTTCAGTTACGCCCGGCGGGACTACGAGGCCGGGGACGCCTTCGTCGACCAGTTCTTCAACGACCTGCGGGACGAGCTCGGCCGGATCGAGCCCGCCGCCGGCGCCGAGGAGCTCGCCTACCGCGACACCGAGCGGCTGCGCCTGGGCGACAACTGGGAGCAGCAGCTCGCCCAGATGCTGGCCCGCTGCCGGGCCATGGTCGCGCTCTACTCCCCGGCCTACTTCGCTAGCCTCTACTGCGGCAAGGAGTGGACGGCGTTCCGCGGGCGGGTCCGCCGGCACGAGGAGCTGGCCGGCGAGGTCGTCCCGGCCCTGATCCCGGTGCTCTGGGAGACCCTGCCGGGGGAGCTGCCGGACGAGGTGCGGAAGATCCAGTTCGTCCAGCAGGGCATGGGCGACGCCTACGCCCGTTCGGGCTTGCGCGACCTGCTGCGCACCGACCCGCTCGGCCCCGACTACCGACGGGTGGTCCGGGTGGTCGCCGAGCGGACCCGGGACGCGGCCGCCCGGCGGCTGGGCGAGCTGCCCGAGTTCGACCTCGGCGCCGTCCGCGGCTACTTCCCGGTGGTGCCGTCGATGCGGCCCGCGCCCACCGCCGGGATGGTCCGGCTGTTCATCGCCGCCGGCCGCTCCTCCGACGCCGCCGCCGCCGAGGCGGGCGGCTCGTCCCGCGGCGGCTGGTACGGGGCCAAGCCGTGGCAGTGGGCGCCCTACCACCCGCCGACGCAGCCGTCGCTGGCGGTCCGCGCCCAGCAGGTGATCACCTCCGCCGGGCACACCACCACCCTGGAGGAGGTCGGGCCCGGCCTCGGCGAGAAGCTCGACCGGGCCCGGGAGGACAACCAGGTCAGCGTGCTGCTGGTGGACCCGTGGATGGCCGGCGGCGAGGTCTACCGGCCGGCGCTGCGCGAGTACGACGACCAGAACCACCCGGTCACCGGCGTGATGGTGCCGGCCGGTACGGACGACCCGCCGGCCGGCCCGGAGCGCGACGCGCTGTGGACCGGCGTGCGCAGCGTGTTCCGGCGCAACTGGTTGCGCCGGAGCGACCTGGAGCACTTGTTCCGCGTCGCGGTGGGCCGGGAGAGCTTTGACACGGACCTCACCATCATGGTGACGGTCGCTCAGAACAAGCTCATGGACGACAACTTCGATTGGGGGGACGATGTCGACGGCGCCGCCTTCGGCTTCGGCCCCGACGGCGAGGACGCCGCCCCGGCGATGCCCGGGCTGGCCATTCCGGCCGGGCCGCCAGGACCGCGCCGCAGCCCGGACGGCGCGGCGGTGCCGTCGAGGAGGGAGCAGGACGATGTTCACTGA
- the fxsA gene encoding FxSxx-COOH cyclophane-containing RiPP peptide, producing MGVTGAGTAVGLGSDLVDVTALPLDEIDALPDTVLGDLLRRVVADVLAPGAEPVAAFQSSL from the coding sequence ATGGGCGTCACCGGTGCGGGAACCGCCGTTGGACTCGGCTCTGACCTGGTCGACGTCACCGCCCTGCCGCTGGACGAGATCGACGCCCTGCCCGACACCGTCCTCGGCGACCTGCTGCGCCGGGTGGTCGCGGACGTCCTGGCACCCGGCGCGGAGCCGGTCGCGGCCTTCCAGTCGTCCCTGTAG
- the pdxH gene encoding pyridoxamine 5'-phosphate oxidase, with protein sequence MRKHYTHEGLVEGQLAADPVTQFTRWFHEADDAGVVEPNAMVLSTADAGGRPSSRTVLLKGFDRRGFVFFTNYGSRKGTELAVNPQAALLFPWVALARQVIVQGRVEKVGRDETAAYFRTRPHGSQLGAWASEQSSPVGSREVLEQRYAELERRYPEGEGVPVPPFWGGYRVVPESVEFWQGRENRLHDRLRFLADPSAPTGWRVERLCP encoded by the coding sequence ATGCGCAAGCACTACACCCACGAGGGCCTGGTCGAGGGGCAGCTCGCGGCCGACCCGGTCACCCAGTTCACCCGCTGGTTCCACGAGGCGGACGACGCCGGCGTGGTGGAACCCAACGCGATGGTGCTCTCCACCGCCGACGCCGGGGGGCGGCCGAGCTCGCGCACGGTGCTGCTGAAGGGCTTCGACCGGCGCGGCTTCGTGTTCTTCACCAACTACGGCTCCCGCAAGGGCACCGAGCTGGCCGTCAACCCGCAGGCGGCCCTGCTCTTCCCCTGGGTGGCGCTGGCCCGCCAGGTGATCGTGCAGGGCCGGGTGGAGAAGGTCGGCCGGGACGAGACCGCCGCCTACTTCCGCACCCGACCGCACGGCTCCCAGCTCGGCGCCTGGGCCAGCGAGCAGTCCAGCCCGGTCGGCAGCCGCGAGGTGCTGGAGCAGCGGTACGCGGAGCTGGAGCGCCGCTACCCGGAGGGCGAGGGGGTGCCGGTCCCGCCGTTCTGGGGCGGGTACCGGGTGGTCCCGGAGAGCGTGGAGTTCTGGCAGGGCCGGGAGAACCGGCTGCACGACCGGCTCCGCTTCCTCGCCGACCCGTCGGCGCCGACCGGCTGGCGGGTCGAGCGGCTCTGCCCCTGA
- a CDS encoding FxsB family cyclophane-forming radical SAM/SPASM peptide maturase, whose protein sequence is MVPFRQFLLKVHSRCNLACDYCYMYEAADQSWRRRPRRMELATVRRVARRIAEHAAGCGLDEVGVILHGGEPLLVGAGHLDALLAELAGVAPRVRFSLQTNGLRLLDEPALLEVLHRHRVAVGVSLDGAAPDHDRHRRLPSGGGSWERTAGALRLLGSDRHRELFAGLLCVVDLAADPVATYEALLEFAPPRVDLLLPHGTWAAQPAGVRRSLPTRPPSGEDAAPYGEWLIAAFDRWYGAPRRETGVRLFEELAVLLLGGRAASEAVGLAPVDLVVVETDGTIEQADSLKVVADGAAGTGLDVFRHGFGEAAAHPAFRGRQRGLDGLGPVCAACPLVRVCGGGLYAHRYPGPDAGGGFAHPSVYCADLDRLIRHIAGRLRADTAAATRGG, encoded by the coding sequence ATGGTGCCGTTCCGCCAGTTCCTGCTCAAGGTCCACAGCCGGTGCAACCTGGCCTGCGACTACTGCTACATGTACGAGGCGGCGGACCAGAGTTGGCGCAGGCGGCCGCGCCGGATGGAGCTGGCGACGGTCCGCCGGGTGGCCCGGCGGATCGCCGAGCACGCGGCGGGGTGCGGGCTCGACGAGGTCGGGGTGATCCTGCACGGCGGTGAGCCGCTGCTCGTCGGGGCCGGCCATCTGGACGCGCTGCTGGCGGAGTTGGCCGGTGTCGCGCCGAGGGTGCGGTTCAGCCTGCAGACCAACGGACTGCGGCTGCTGGACGAGCCGGCGCTGCTGGAGGTGCTGCACCGGCACCGGGTCGCCGTCGGGGTGTCGCTGGACGGCGCCGCCCCCGACCACGACCGGCACCGGCGGCTGCCGTCCGGCGGCGGCAGCTGGGAGCGGACGGCCGGGGCCCTGCGGCTGCTGGGTTCGGACCGGCACCGGGAGCTGTTCGCCGGGCTGCTCTGCGTGGTGGACCTCGCCGCCGATCCGGTCGCCACCTACGAGGCGCTGCTGGAGTTCGCGCCGCCGCGCGTCGACCTGCTGCTGCCGCACGGGACCTGGGCGGCCCAGCCGGCCGGGGTGCGGCGGTCGCTGCCGACCCGCCCGCCCTCGGGCGAGGACGCGGCGCCGTACGGGGAGTGGCTGATCGCCGCCTTCGACCGCTGGTACGGCGCCCCGCGGCGGGAGACCGGGGTACGGCTCTTCGAGGAGCTGGCGGTGCTGCTGCTCGGCGGCCGCGCGGCCAGCGAGGCGGTCGGGCTGGCCCCCGTGGACCTCGTGGTGGTCGAGACGGACGGCACGATCGAACAGGCCGACAGCCTCAAGGTGGTGGCCGACGGCGCCGCCGGGACGGGGCTGGACGTCTTCCGGCACGGCTTCGGCGAGGCCGCCGCCCACCCGGCGTTCCGGGGCCGCCAGCGCGGCCTCGACGGGCTCGGGCCGGTCTGCGCGGCCTGCCCGCTGGTTCGCGTGTGCGGAGGCGGCCTGTACGCGCACCGCTACCCCGGGCCGGACGCCGGGGGCGGCTTCGCTCACCCGTCCGTGTACTGCGCGGACCTGGACCGGCTGATCCGCCACATCGCGGGGAGGCTGCGGGCGGACACGGCCGCTGCGACGCGAGGAGGATGA